From a region of the Corallococcus coralloides DSM 2259 genome:
- a CDS encoding cation diffusion facilitator family transporter — protein sequence MSAPASSLKAVIAALSGNVLVTFIKFIAFLLSGSGAMLSEAIHSAADTGNQVLLFLGLKRAARVEDDSHPYGYGGERFIFGILSASGIFFVGCGVTVYHGIQSLLHPHVAETGPVTFGVLGLSFLIEGGVLLFAVRGLLKQAAGEPFFRFVRTKADPASVAILLEDGAAVLGLVLATAGIALAHVTGNPLWDALASLTVGVLLGLIAIYLMVANRELLLGRSVPADVEQRFEELLRARPSLADLHDVKTRQLTPESYQFKAELRFSESFVAARLAEALPAQGLPPVGAERERALTDAARHLIRTLSEEIDAIEAEVRRAIPQAKHIDLELEHLTAAAAEAAELRARTG from the coding sequence ATGTCCGCTCCCGCATCGTCGCTCAAGGCCGTCATCGCCGCGCTGTCCGGCAACGTGTTGGTCACGTTCATCAAGTTCATCGCCTTCCTCCTGTCGGGGTCGGGGGCGATGCTGTCGGAGGCCATCCACTCGGCGGCGGATACGGGCAACCAGGTGTTGTTGTTCCTGGGGCTGAAGCGGGCGGCGCGCGTGGAGGACGACTCGCACCCGTACGGCTACGGAGGCGAGCGCTTCATCTTCGGCATCCTGTCCGCGTCCGGCATCTTCTTCGTGGGCTGTGGCGTGACCGTCTACCACGGCATCCAGTCGCTCCTTCACCCGCACGTGGCGGAGACGGGGCCGGTGACGTTCGGGGTGCTGGGGCTGTCGTTCCTCATCGAGGGCGGCGTGCTGCTGTTCGCGGTGCGCGGGCTGCTCAAGCAGGCCGCGGGCGAGCCCTTCTTCCGCTTCGTGCGGACGAAGGCCGACCCCGCGTCGGTGGCCATCCTGCTGGAGGACGGCGCGGCGGTGCTGGGCCTGGTGCTGGCGACGGCGGGCATCGCGCTGGCGCACGTGACGGGCAACCCGCTGTGGGACGCGCTGGCGTCGCTCACGGTGGGCGTGCTGCTGGGGCTCATCGCCATCTACCTGATGGTGGCGAACCGGGAGCTCTTGCTCGGCCGGTCGGTGCCGGCGGACGTGGAGCAGCGCTTCGAGGAGCTGCTGCGCGCGCGCCCCAGCCTGGCGGACCTGCACGACGTGAAGACGCGGCAGCTCACGCCGGAGTCCTACCAGTTCAAGGCGGAGCTGCGCTTCAGCGAGTCCTTCGTCGCGGCCCGGCTGGCGGAGGCCCTGCCCGCGCAGGGGCTGCCCCCGGTGGGCGCGGAGCGCGAGCGCGCGTTGACGGACGCGGCCCGGCACCTCATCCGCACCCTGAGCGAGGAGATTGACGCCATCGAAGCCGAGGTCCGCCGCGCCATCCCGCAGGCGAAGCACATCGACCTGGAGCTGGAGCACCTGACCGCCGCCGCCGCCGAGGCTGCCGAGCTCCGCGCCCGCACCGGGTGA
- a CDS encoding mechanosensitive ion channel family protein: protein MRRFVPPWMWVLLLLGPVGAFADAGAPERGSPLLDLLPPVFFTRPLWVLETWQWLGLAVVLVGAWGLGRLVEAVTLRVGARAAGLTKSGWDDELLAAGKGSIRFVLAGMLVAAGARALRMPPEAEAAVDLGARSVIIVAVALFMLRFFTRAARFVEAKVAKSPEGTDVARVRGLRTQLAILRRVVEVAVVLVAASLLLLQFEAVRNVGVSLLASAGIAGLAIGLAAQKSLSTLFAGIQLSITQPMRIGDTVIIENEWGWIEEITLTYVVVKVWDLRRLVIPITQFLEKPFQNWSKVSPEILGTAELYVDFRTDVPAVRAELKRILEQESKGLWDGKVQGLQVTDLSERTMKLRALVSAADSGKAFDLRCLVREKLVAYLQAQPHGLPLLRAEATPLPFPEEKAAGPALLAARAGNNARAEPQR from the coding sequence GTGCGCCGTTTCGTGCCGCCGTGGATGTGGGTGTTGCTGCTGTTGGGGCCCGTGGGGGCCTTCGCCGACGCGGGGGCGCCAGAGCGCGGGTCGCCGTTGCTGGACCTGTTGCCGCCGGTGTTCTTCACGCGCCCGCTGTGGGTGCTGGAGACGTGGCAGTGGCTGGGGCTGGCGGTGGTGCTCGTGGGGGCGTGGGGGCTGGGGCGGCTGGTGGAGGCGGTGACGCTGCGGGTGGGTGCCCGGGCGGCGGGGCTGACGAAGTCCGGCTGGGATGACGAGCTGCTGGCGGCGGGCAAGGGGAGCATCCGCTTCGTGCTGGCGGGGATGCTGGTGGCGGCGGGCGCGCGGGCCCTGCGGATGCCGCCCGAGGCCGAGGCGGCGGTGGACCTGGGGGCGCGCTCGGTCATCATCGTGGCGGTGGCGCTGTTCATGCTGCGCTTCTTCACGCGGGCCGCGCGGTTCGTGGAGGCCAAGGTCGCGAAGTCGCCGGAGGGCACGGACGTGGCGCGGGTGCGCGGGCTGCGCACGCAGCTGGCCATCCTGCGGCGCGTGGTGGAGGTGGCGGTGGTGCTGGTGGCCGCGTCGCTCTTGCTCCTCCAGTTCGAGGCGGTGCGCAACGTGGGCGTGTCGCTGCTGGCGTCCGCGGGCATTGCCGGCCTGGCCATTGGCCTTGCCGCGCAGAAGTCGCTGTCCACGCTGTTCGCGGGCATCCAGCTGTCCATCACGCAGCCCATGCGCATTGGCGACACGGTCATCATCGAGAACGAGTGGGGGTGGATCGAGGAGATCACCCTCACCTACGTCGTCGTGAAGGTGTGGGACCTGCGCCGGCTGGTCATCCCCATCACGCAGTTCCTGGAGAAGCCGTTCCAGAACTGGAGCAAGGTGTCGCCGGAAATCCTGGGCACGGCGGAGCTGTACGTGGACTTCCGCACGGACGTGCCCGCGGTGCGCGCGGAGCTCAAGCGCATCCTGGAGCAGGAGTCCAAGGGGCTGTGGGACGGCAAGGTGCAGGGGCTCCAGGTGACGGACCTGAGCGAGCGCACCATGAAGCTGCGCGCCCTGGTGAGCGCGGCGGACTCCGGCAAGGCGTTCGACCTGCGCTGCCTGGTGCGCGAGAAGCTGGTGGCCTACCTCCAGGCCCAGCCGCACGGACTGCCGCTCCTGCGCGCGGAGGCCACGCCCCTGCCCTTCCCGGAGGAGAAGGCCGCGGGACCGGCGCTGCTCGCCGCGCGGGCGGGCAACAACGCTCGCGCGGAGCCGCAGCGCTGA
- a CDS encoding DUF6119 family protein, whose amino-acid sequence MHLTVYLLRDGVSELGQLQRKEGYRELKPNGALPFPCVAWVQASRSTPPKWMPWLGTAFDLEDLRLKNQSNAFVMFLQVDRRVFALTFGFGLGAIDRTLIEPDFGLKVVLNEVDPEALDMVDTRRVDRVSRQRRTHLNAGRNVGEFDISTELDWLQKVSGRPLSTALTKKMVGADSLKLSLKCTVEELGAHCQTFLTQYRKTQYKKHFGFIDYLRPLKARNSLIPVLEAELVGLLRDRSHEELAVAFPEMPDERITRWKVSQGHQSQEFEDLDIEGVYAFLEVHPETQLDPQKIRVRGLNDEGEVLTSNDNLHRYLVAQVEHAGATYLLSLGQWFRVDTDYIAKVRERVREIADVTAKLQLPKWTQTFKKEGAYNKHVGKTKNWLVLDAKPFYPDGHTGKMEVCDLLSPNRDFIHVKSMKDSATLSHLFGQGSVSARLFRSVPAHADKVRKFFHDHYGNAKDFDGMKGSPRVVYAIATRKQGALADTLFFFSVVNLLEHVKTVRLAGFDVALCRIER is encoded by the coding sequence ATGCATCTGACGGTCTATCTGCTTCGCGATGGTGTCTCTGAACTCGGCCAGCTTCAGCGCAAGGAGGGTTACCGCGAGCTGAAGCCGAACGGGGCGCTTCCGTTCCCCTGTGTCGCGTGGGTCCAGGCCAGCAGGTCGACCCCGCCCAAATGGATGCCCTGGCTGGGGACGGCCTTCGACCTGGAAGATCTCCGGTTGAAGAACCAGTCCAACGCCTTTGTGATGTTCCTCCAGGTGGACAGGCGCGTCTTCGCGCTCACGTTCGGATTCGGGCTGGGCGCCATCGATCGGACGCTCATCGAGCCGGACTTCGGGCTCAAGGTGGTCCTCAACGAAGTGGACCCCGAAGCGCTGGACATGGTGGACACCCGCCGAGTGGACCGGGTGAGCCGTCAGCGCCGGACGCACCTCAACGCGGGGCGGAACGTGGGCGAGTTCGACATCAGCACGGAGCTGGATTGGCTCCAGAAGGTCAGCGGCCGCCCGCTCTCCACCGCGCTGACGAAGAAGATGGTGGGCGCGGACTCCCTCAAGCTGTCCCTGAAGTGCACGGTCGAGGAGTTGGGGGCGCACTGCCAGACGTTCCTCACGCAGTACCGGAAGACCCAGTACAAGAAGCACTTCGGCTTCATCGACTACCTGCGGCCGCTCAAGGCGCGGAATTCGCTCATCCCCGTGCTGGAAGCGGAGCTGGTGGGGCTTCTGAGGGACCGTTCTCACGAAGAGCTCGCCGTTGCGTTCCCGGAGATGCCGGACGAGCGAATCACCCGGTGGAAGGTGTCGCAGGGGCATCAATCCCAGGAGTTCGAGGACCTGGACATCGAGGGGGTCTACGCCTTCCTGGAGGTCCATCCCGAAACCCAGCTGGATCCCCAGAAGATCCGGGTGCGTGGCTTGAACGACGAAGGGGAGGTCCTGACGTCGAATGACAACCTCCACCGGTACCTGGTGGCCCAGGTGGAGCACGCGGGCGCGACCTACCTGCTGTCCCTGGGGCAATGGTTCCGCGTCGACACGGACTACATCGCGAAGGTGCGCGAGCGGGTGCGCGAGATCGCCGATGTCACGGCGAAGTTGCAGCTCCCGAAGTGGACCCAGACCTTCAAGAAGGAGGGGGCGTACAACAAGCACGTGGGCAAGACGAAGAACTGGCTGGTGCTGGATGCGAAGCCCTTCTACCCGGATGGCCACACGGGGAAGATGGAGGTCTGCGACCTGCTGAGCCCCAACAGGGACTTCATCCACGTGAAGAGCATGAAGGACTCCGCCACGCTGAGCCATCTGTTCGGCCAGGGCAGCGTGTCCGCGCGCCTGTTCCGCTCCGTACCGGCGCATGCGGACAAGGTCCGGAAGTTCTTCCATGACCACTACGGGAACGCGAAGGACTTCGACGGGATGAAGGGCTCGCCGCGCGTCGTCTACGCCATCGCGACCCGGAAGCAGGGGGCGCTCGCGGACACGCTCTTCTTCTTCAGCGTCGTCAATCTGCTGGAGCACGTGAAGACCGTGCGTCTCGCGGGCTTCGATGTCGCGCTCTGCCGGATTGAACGGTAG
- a CDS encoding RNA polymerase sigma factor — protein MADNEMQTFAALVIQFRSGLLKHAQRILGNAADAEDLVQHALDEAWKERLHLQGPEAFRAWTGRVINTRAISLLRHHRAEQRKAVNAGWVTVLADDPEEAEGGELWTFIQEKDLREAVERLPPQQREVFHLRAQGRSYVSIGAQVGRSTGTVGWWLHQVREQLRERLQPIAEERRLSVGTWH, from the coding sequence ATGGCTGACAATGAGATGCAGACGTTCGCGGCGCTGGTCATCCAATTCCGTTCAGGGCTCTTGAAGCACGCGCAGCGCATCCTGGGGAACGCGGCGGACGCGGAGGACCTGGTGCAGCACGCGCTGGACGAGGCGTGGAAGGAGCGGCTGCACCTGCAGGGGCCGGAGGCCTTCCGTGCGTGGACGGGGCGGGTCATCAACACGCGAGCCATCAGCCTCTTGCGCCACCACCGCGCGGAGCAGCGCAAGGCGGTGAACGCGGGCTGGGTGACGGTGCTCGCGGACGACCCGGAGGAGGCCGAGGGCGGCGAGCTCTGGACCTTCATCCAGGAGAAGGACCTGCGCGAAGCGGTGGAGCGCCTCCCGCCGCAGCAGCGGGAGGTCTTCCACCTGAGAGCCCAGGGGCGCTCCTACGTGAGCATCGGCGCCCAGGTGGGCCGCTCCACGGGCACGGTGGGCTGGTGGCTGCACCAGGTGCGCGAACAGCTGCGCGAGCGGCTCCAGCCCATCGCGGAGGAGCGCCGGCTCTCCGTGGGCACGTGGCACTGA
- a CDS encoding DUF6445 family protein, with translation MLPYRKPKLGRDYWIKDNALPNALEVYERNLAREDWTMGAPWRPEIWPGIRAPHALTPAELAPIEQWICEQAGVRALKQESPAQGSLSHNHVQLVGEKESTAKPHVDSLALCDFAGVIYLHPKPPVKHVGTSFYRLRMPGGGLGGNTCPPGCVNLTQAFGVTKLPANAWAQDLEVENVFNRLIVYRADFVHSATAYFGQGDKRSKRATALFFWKAVR, from the coding sequence GTGCTTCCCTACCGGAAGCCGAAGCTGGGACGGGACTACTGGATCAAGGACAACGCGCTGCCCAACGCGCTGGAGGTCTACGAGCGCAACCTGGCCCGCGAGGACTGGACGATGGGCGCCCCGTGGCGGCCCGAAATCTGGCCCGGCATCCGCGCCCCCCACGCGCTCACGCCCGCGGAGTTGGCGCCCATCGAGCAATGGATTTGCGAACAGGCCGGCGTGCGCGCCCTCAAGCAGGAGTCTCCCGCGCAGGGCTCGCTGTCCCACAACCACGTGCAGCTCGTGGGGGAGAAGGAGTCCACCGCGAAGCCGCACGTGGACTCGCTGGCGCTGTGCGACTTCGCGGGCGTCATCTACCTGCACCCGAAGCCGCCCGTGAAACACGTGGGCACGTCCTTCTACCGGCTGCGCATGCCCGGCGGCGGCCTGGGCGGCAACACCTGCCCTCCGGGCTGCGTCAACCTCACCCAGGCCTTCGGCGTGACGAAGCTGCCCGCGAACGCGTGGGCGCAGGACCTGGAGGTGGAGAACGTCTTCAACCGCCTCATCGTCTACCGAGCCGACTTCGTGCACTCGGCGACCGCGTACTTCGGGCAGGGCGACAAGCGCAGCAAGCGCGCCACCGCCCTGTTCTTCTGGAAGGCCGTGCGCTGA
- the epsE gene encoding exopolysaccharide biosynthesis GT4 family glycosyltransferase EpsE has product MQKIGYLIPEFPGQTHIFFWRELQALPGKGVSPELVSTRPPPARIISHSWAREAMSRTEYLAPPPPLGVLRAALEIARAMPTGWARVLASIARAEGLDPKGRAQLVAFAVMGGRLASLARERGWTHVHVHSCANAAHVAMFAHLLSGLTYSMTLHGPLDDYGPNQREKWRHAKFAFVITKKLLGEVRQELAGSLPDRIELAPMGVELSRFQRTVPYEPWSGEGPLRLFACGRLNPCKGHADLIDAVGMLRKKGIDARLSIAGEDEAGGTTYRKVLEAKLAQDGLTDAVTLLGAVSEDVVKDGIQRSHLFALASLQEPLGVAIMEAMAMRAPVVVTGAGGVKELVDDGVDGVLVPPQAPAVLAEKLEKLARDPAEAVRLGEAGRRKVEEQFSSERSADMLARMLA; this is encoded by the coding sequence GTGCAGAAGATCGGCTACCTGATTCCCGAGTTCCCCGGACAGACCCACATCTTCTTCTGGCGCGAGCTGCAGGCGCTGCCGGGGAAGGGCGTGTCACCGGAGCTGGTGTCCACCCGTCCGCCGCCCGCGCGCATCATCAGCCACAGCTGGGCGCGCGAGGCCATGTCGCGCACGGAGTACCTGGCGCCGCCGCCCCCGCTGGGCGTGCTGCGGGCCGCGCTGGAGATTGCCCGGGCCATGCCCACGGGCTGGGCGCGGGTGCTGGCCTCCATCGCGAGGGCAGAGGGCCTGGATCCGAAGGGCCGCGCGCAGCTGGTGGCGTTCGCGGTGATGGGCGGCCGGCTGGCGTCGCTGGCGCGCGAGCGCGGCTGGACGCACGTGCACGTGCACTCCTGTGCCAACGCGGCGCACGTGGCCATGTTCGCGCACCTGTTGTCCGGGCTCACGTACAGCATGACGCTGCACGGGCCGCTGGACGACTACGGGCCGAACCAGCGGGAGAAGTGGCGGCACGCGAAGTTCGCCTTCGTCATCACGAAGAAGCTGCTGGGTGAAGTGCGCCAGGAACTGGCGGGGAGCCTGCCGGACCGGATTGAACTGGCGCCCATGGGCGTGGAGCTGTCGCGCTTCCAGCGCACGGTGCCCTACGAGCCGTGGTCCGGAGAGGGCCCGCTGCGGCTGTTCGCGTGCGGCCGGCTGAACCCGTGCAAGGGGCACGCGGACCTCATCGACGCGGTGGGGATGCTGCGCAAGAAGGGCATCGACGCGCGGCTGTCCATCGCGGGCGAGGACGAAGCGGGCGGCACCACGTACCGCAAGGTGCTGGAGGCGAAGCTCGCGCAGGACGGCCTCACGGACGCGGTGACGCTCCTGGGCGCGGTGAGCGAGGACGTGGTGAAGGACGGCATCCAGCGCTCGCACCTGTTCGCGCTGGCGAGCCTCCAGGAGCCGCTGGGCGTGGCCATCATGGAGGCCATGGCCATGCGCGCGCCGGTGGTGGTGACGGGCGCGGGCGGCGTGAAGGAGCTGGTGGACGACGGCGTGGACGGCGTGCTGGTGCCGCCGCAGGCGCCCGCCGTGCTGGCGGAGAAGCTGGAGAAGCTGGCGCGGGACCCGGCCGAAGCGGTGCGGCTGGGCGAGGCCGGCCGCCGCAAGGTGGAGGAGCAGTTCAGCAGCGAGCGCAGCGCGGACATGCTGGCGCGGATGCTCGCGTAG
- the epsD gene encoding exopolysaccharide biosynthesis glycosyltransferase EpsD, whose translation MSPSDSPAAPAPRLSVVIATYNRLPLITRLLQQLAGQTLPPEEFEVVVVDDGSASDVKGPLSALKLPYTLRVEVQQNAGAAAARHRGVLAARGATVLVTDDDMQVASDFLARHLAHHPPGSRNVVLGRIRPDPEIGEMPLFERWYAHLNNRMAEELSVPGVKAHGNHLYTGNVSFPRADYVGVGGFDKTLGQSEDVELGVRLEKAGCAFLFAPDAYVLHGSDHVSFEKWIRRAHRYGMFDTHVSVKHPDVKGVNPWRLFFETNLLSRPLLASAVVAPEASRKLTEAVVKASSVADKLGLTGAAFAGTSVAYGMEYLRGARTEAGGWVGVAKGVARYLQGRGNPQG comes from the coding sequence ATGAGCCCTTCCGACTCCCCCGCTGCTCCGGCCCCCCGGCTCAGCGTCGTCATCGCCACGTACAACCGGCTGCCCCTCATCACCCGGCTGCTCCAGCAGCTGGCCGGACAGACGCTGCCGCCCGAGGAGTTCGAGGTCGTGGTGGTGGACGACGGCTCCGCCTCCGACGTGAAGGGCCCGCTCTCCGCGCTCAAGCTGCCCTACACCCTGCGCGTGGAGGTGCAGCAGAACGCGGGCGCCGCCGCCGCGCGGCACCGGGGCGTGCTGGCCGCCCGGGGCGCCACGGTGCTCGTCACGGATGACGACATGCAGGTGGCCTCCGACTTCCTCGCGCGCCACCTGGCCCACCATCCGCCCGGCTCGCGCAACGTGGTGCTGGGCCGCATCCGGCCGGATCCCGAAATCGGGGAGATGCCCCTCTTCGAGCGCTGGTACGCGCACCTCAACAACCGCATGGCCGAGGAGCTGTCCGTCCCCGGCGTGAAGGCGCACGGCAACCACCTGTACACGGGCAACGTGTCCTTCCCCCGCGCGGACTACGTGGGCGTGGGCGGCTTCGACAAGACGCTGGGCCAGTCCGAGGACGTGGAGCTGGGCGTGCGCCTGGAGAAGGCCGGCTGCGCGTTCCTCTTCGCGCCGGACGCGTACGTGCTGCACGGCAGCGACCACGTCAGCTTCGAGAAGTGGATCCGCCGCGCCCACCGCTACGGCATGTTCGACACCCACGTCTCCGTGAAGCACCCGGACGTGAAGGGCGTGAACCCGTGGCGCCTCTTCTTCGAGACGAACCTGCTCTCACGCCCGCTGCTCGCCTCCGCGGTGGTGGCCCCCGAGGCGTCGCGCAAGCTGACGGAGGCCGTGGTGAAGGCCTCCAGCGTGGCGGACAAGCTGGGGCTCACGGGCGCCGCGTTCGCGGGCACCTCCGTGGCGTACGGCATGGAGTACCTGCGCGGTGCCCGCACGGAGGCCGGCGGCTGGGTGGGCGTCGCCAAGGGCGTCGCTCGCTACCTGCAGGGCCGGGGAAATCCCCAAGGATGA
- the epsC gene encoding serine O-acetyltransferase EpsC, with translation MFGALISDALEMAKAATGTSDAKSIAKVVLTSDSYRITALNRAREAALAFHIPLVNHVLRVAQTAVMGIEIGKDVTLGKGVYFVHSLGVVIGGDARIGDRVRFYGNNTVGTAKDNGYPTIEDDVWIGAGARILGPVRIGARSRIGANAVVLQDVPPDSVAVGIPARIFPRKDLDEVPL, from the coding sequence ATGTTCGGAGCCCTCATCTCGGACGCGCTGGAGATGGCCAAGGCGGCCACCGGTACGTCGGACGCGAAGTCCATCGCCAAGGTGGTGCTGACCAGCGACTCGTACCGCATCACCGCGCTCAACCGCGCGCGGGAGGCGGCGCTGGCCTTCCACATCCCGCTGGTGAACCACGTGCTGCGCGTGGCCCAGACGGCGGTGATGGGCATCGAAATCGGCAAGGACGTGACGCTGGGCAAGGGCGTGTACTTCGTGCACAGCCTGGGCGTCGTCATCGGCGGGGACGCGCGCATTGGCGACCGCGTGCGCTTCTACGGCAACAACACCGTGGGCACCGCCAAGGACAACGGCTACCCCACCATCGAGGACGACGTCTGGATTGGCGCGGGCGCCCGCATCCTGGGCCCCGTGCGCATTGGCGCCCGCTCGCGCATTGGCGCGAACGCCGTCGTGCTCCAGGACGTGCCGCCGGACAGCGTGGCGGTGGGCATCCCCGCGCGCATCTTCCCGCGCAAGGACCTGGACGAGGTCCCGCTGTAA
- the epsB gene encoding GH44 family glycoside hydrolase EpsB has protein sequence MAETKHGRWKRTVILTCAVLGGGAGVAMAQQNAAKDAATQPAAQPTATDAVAVYDGGIQAGWKDIGWAPRELPKGAPARLRMFNYGGWILYRPKLQGAYGALTFRFTAPESYGEFLDVRLDAPGAATFPHVRISPEFIVKKDREWAEVVVPMEVLNPRSEPFDRLVLRASKDVGRDWVLFDKVALVPLSPDVAAARAAGGGRMGRGDGRESKMIIDCTAPSKPISPLIYGIALDGNKETTDTHQWKLGATIRRWGGNPTSRYNWKLGRAWNTGNDWYFRNVELGFGADDFLESNRKNNVQSALTLPLIGWVAKDTSSVGFPVSTFGPQQAQDDTEPAGGNGVRRDGTPLVPSAPTTTSVQAPPEFISEWVKSLKAAKRGVNMYILDNEPALWSSTHRDVHPDPLTYDELLKRTIEYGTAVRKADPEAVIAGPAEWGWTNYFWSAADFAPGRPPYTDRRAHGDVPLLPWYLRELRDHEKKTGVRLLDVVDVHFYPQTNVGLGLEGATDPDTNARRIRSTRALWDPTYKDESWIAEPIQLIPRVKQWIAENYPGRGMSIGEYNFGAMKHMSGGLAQAEALGRFGQQGLTSAFFWQYPAENSPTFWAFRAYRDFDGRGGRFQDHGLSTTAAEGTSLFASRDASGKKLTAVLLNFDPEQAAQAQLEFKGCGSLNTVRVMGYSGAPGGFTEQATGKQAEQALSQRLPPYSITVLDLTVK, from the coding sequence ATGGCAGAGACGAAGCACGGACGGTGGAAGCGGACCGTCATCCTCACCTGCGCGGTGCTGGGCGGCGGCGCGGGCGTGGCCATGGCGCAGCAGAACGCCGCGAAGGACGCCGCCACGCAGCCGGCCGCGCAGCCCACCGCCACGGACGCGGTGGCCGTGTACGACGGGGGCATCCAGGCCGGATGGAAGGACATCGGCTGGGCGCCTCGCGAGCTGCCGAAGGGCGCTCCCGCGCGACTGCGGATGTTCAACTACGGCGGGTGGATCCTCTACCGGCCCAAGCTCCAGGGCGCGTACGGCGCGCTGACGTTCCGCTTCACCGCGCCGGAGTCCTACGGCGAATTCCTGGACGTACGCCTGGACGCCCCCGGCGCCGCGACGTTCCCGCACGTGCGGATCAGCCCGGAGTTCATCGTCAAGAAGGACCGCGAGTGGGCGGAGGTCGTCGTGCCCATGGAGGTCCTCAACCCGCGCAGTGAGCCCTTCGACCGCCTGGTGCTGCGCGCGTCGAAGGACGTGGGCCGGGACTGGGTGCTCTTCGACAAGGTGGCCCTGGTGCCGCTGTCTCCGGACGTGGCCGCCGCGCGCGCGGCCGGCGGTGGCCGCATGGGCCGGGGCGACGGCCGCGAGTCGAAGATGATCATCGACTGCACCGCCCCGTCCAAGCCCATCAGCCCGCTCATCTACGGCATCGCGCTGGACGGCAACAAGGAGACCACGGACACGCACCAGTGGAAGCTGGGCGCCACCATCCGCCGCTGGGGCGGCAACCCCACGTCCCGATACAACTGGAAGCTGGGCCGCGCGTGGAACACCGGCAACGACTGGTACTTCCGCAACGTGGAGCTGGGCTTCGGCGCGGATGACTTCCTGGAGTCCAACCGGAAGAACAACGTCCAGTCCGCGCTCACGCTGCCGCTCATCGGCTGGGTGGCCAAGGACACGTCCTCCGTGGGCTTCCCGGTGTCCACCTTCGGCCCGCAGCAGGCCCAGGACGACACGGAGCCCGCGGGCGGCAACGGCGTGCGCCGCGACGGCACGCCCCTGGTCCCCAGCGCTCCCACCACGACCAGCGTGCAGGCCCCGCCGGAGTTCATCTCCGAGTGGGTGAAGTCGCTCAAGGCCGCGAAGCGCGGCGTGAACATGTACATCCTGGACAACGAGCCCGCCCTCTGGAGCTCCACGCACCGGGACGTGCACCCGGATCCGCTCACCTACGACGAGCTGCTCAAGCGCACCATCGAGTACGGCACCGCCGTGCGGAAGGCGGATCCGGAAGCGGTCATCGCCGGTCCCGCGGAGTGGGGCTGGACGAACTACTTCTGGTCCGCCGCGGACTTCGCTCCCGGCCGCCCGCCGTACACCGACCGCCGCGCGCACGGCGATGTGCCCCTGTTGCCCTGGTACCTGCGCGAGCTGCGCGACCACGAGAAGAAGACCGGCGTGCGCCTGCTGGACGTGGTGGACGTGCACTTCTACCCGCAGACCAACGTGGGCCTGGGCCTGGAGGGCGCCACGGATCCGGACACCAACGCGCGGCGGATCCGCTCCACCCGCGCGCTGTGGGATCCGACGTACAAGGACGAGTCCTGGATCGCCGAGCCCATCCAGCTCATTCCCCGCGTGAAGCAGTGGATCGCGGAGAACTACCCCGGCCGGGGCATGTCCATTGGCGAGTACAACTTCGGCGCCATGAAGCACATGAGCGGGGGACTCGCGCAGGCGGAGGCCCTGGGCCGCTTCGGGCAGCAGGGGCTCACGTCCGCGTTCTTCTGGCAGTACCCCGCGGAGAACAGCCCCACGTTCTGGGCGTTCCGCGCGTACCGCGACTTCGACGGGCGCGGTGGCCGCTTCCAGGACCACGGCCTGTCCACCACCGCGGCGGAAGGCACCAGCCTCTTCGCGTCCCGCGACGCGTCCGGCAAGAAGCTCACTGCCGTATTGCTCAACTTCGACCCCGAGCAGGCCGCCCAGGCGCAGCTGGAGTTCAAGGGCTGCGGCTCGCTCAACACCGTGCGCGTCATGGGGTACTCGGGCGCGCCGGGCGGTTTCACCGAACAGGCCACCGGCAAGCAGGCCGAGCAGGCCCTTTCGCAGCGCCTTCCCCCCTACTCCATCACCGTGCTGGACCTCACGGTGAAGTGA